The Kwoniella bestiolae CBS 10118 chromosome 5, complete sequence genomic interval ggatgggaggtggaaAGATGGTCCGGAGGATGGGAGTTGTGATTGATCGTGATCATGATACGGAGTAGATAGGACAGATCTATGAGTTTGAAATAGGGCATATAGGTGGTTGTGATATTGGACATGGGAGTTGGAAGACCCGATGTTGGGGATAGACTCGGATACAGCAGACAAGGACAATGGAACGGATATAGATGATACATAGCATACACTCAACTCATTGTAAGATACCTAGAATCATACCATGCATCACTCATATGTACAACAACACCTTCTACTCGCTCGTCAATGCGATCTTGTCTACCtgtctatctatctatacaCTGAGACACGAATCATAATCTTCATTCCTGACTACACGTACCAAGCTCAATCCCACCCCAACTGCTTTACCCACTGCTTCTGCTGCCACCCCAACAAGATCGGAATCATATCTGACAGACCGAACTCAGGCCAGAAGGTATTGACGAAGTGGAGTTGAGTATCCTCCGAGGCCTGGAGCACAATACAACGGAGTCAGCTCATCGAACAGACTGAGATATTGGTTCCACGTTTAAACCCACCTGCCACATCATAAAATCGCTCAAGCGCTTCACATTCGACGTCCTCACCAAAATATCCAAGTTCCCACTTTCCTCTGGTCTCTTAAACAACCCAGAATCGACATGTAATACCGACTGGGAGGTACCTAATCTATCGAAGATCTGGGTAGAGGTGATTTGCTCGGTGTTGGAGTTATTGTCCTTCACGGTATATCTTATGGCGGTTGTGATTTCATCTCTTGATGCATAGGGTGCGCAGATATTGAGCACCCCACTAAGTACAACGATGAGCCATATCAGTATACTCTACAAGTAAGAAAAAGAAGCAACTGTGTCATACTAACAAAGTAAGAGAGACACCCACTTTTTATGATCCTTtgtcatctcctccatctccctcaaagCCTGTTGGACGTCCTCTGGGAAAAGCGAGGTCTGTCCGACGAATTTGATCTGTACGCCGTATTCCTCTAGCAGTGCTCTGTAGTCGAACGGATCACCCGTCAGTCACGCTCATAATGCACACAAGATACCTTCAGTTGGACCAACAATGCAACATAGTAGTGCACGAAGTCGAGGGTAGAGATCCTACTCACCCATGCTGACACAACTCTGCCAATCTATCTTTAgccaacctcatcaacgtCGATACTTCATTCTCTGATCTATTGAAGTTATCTATCGCGAATGCATAGACTGATACTGCTCGTATTCGTAATCGTAGACATATCTCGAGAGTCTAAGTGAGACGAAGGAGCAGTagaatcatcagcatcaacttGCACCGGACCTTGGTACAGTTAGAAGACGAGTACAGCGTTGCGCAGCGAGACCGAAATCTAGCTATGAAAGAGGAATTTCACCAAGTGTAAGAACATTTACTTACCCTCTTCAACGCTGCGAATCCCTCTCCATGCCCCTCCGACACCTCTTTCCCCAATCCCCTAGCATACCGTCTATTCCCATCCATGACGAACCCAACATGTTGAGGGATCGGTCCGAGGGATATGAGATAGAGGAGTATGGTGGTAGCTATGGAGAACAAGCCACGCACTATGGCATGGAGGAGGGCGAGACGTTGGGGTGGGTGAGGGGGTGAGGTCGTTGTTCGGGTTGATGATTGCTCTGACATTGTATCGGCTGTTGTCTTTTGTCTGCTCTGCTCTTCGATAACCATAGATTATGTGATGAAGTGCCATGACGATGAAAGGAATGCAGAATGCAATGCTCGTAGTGGAAGCGAGGTATTCGTATTCGGGTATAGGCCAATTGCACGGTCGATACCCGGTTACCGATTAGGAACCCAAGCTAAGGTGTACGACATGTCCATGCCGGGTTGagtacatcatcatctggGCCGAGTAAGTCATCATCATAGAcctacatacatacatacatggGCAtttgcatcatcatcacaccaCCACAGCCTGGGAGTGGGAGTCATCCTTCCCGTTCAAGCATGAGCCGACGGTGAATGTCCGTGGATCCAAAGCCCACTGTCCAAATGTGTGAGAAACAGGTATAAATAGACTCCAGTCGATCGACGCTCACATGCCCATCTAATTCAatctcaacaagctcaattCCCAAGCTGAACAAGTTAAACCTAATCAATCGATAAATACCATACTTACTCCAATACAATGGAAGCAGTCTTCCTAGGAGCCTCCAAGGGGATAGGCTACTTCACCCTCCTAGACTTGCTATCGAATAATCAAAATTGGAAAGCCACCGTCCTCCTGCGTAAACCAGATGTATTCAAGGACAACCACCTGATCCAACCGTTCATACAGGATGGGAGACTCAGAATCGTACAGGGGGATGCGACGGACGAGGGAGATTTGAAAAAGCTATTtgaagggaggaaggttaATCTGGTTATGAGTAGTATCGGTATGTCCTCATCCCACACAATGTTTattgttcctcctcatcttacCACCTTCATAGAGGAACAGAGCTAATATTTCTGCCAAACACAGGCGCCGCCCCTCAATTCGGCTTGTCAGGcatcaagattgatcagcCCGATCTGTGTACGCGCGGGTCTATCGCTTTATTGCATGTGCTCGAACGTCTACCTCAGGCTGTTCCTCCGAGAGTTATAGTGTGCAGTTCGATGGGCATAGGGGAGGCTCACAAGGATATGCCGCTGGCcatgagggtgagtgtatTTCCATATATAATACGATGGTGTATATACACAAACAATGTTCGTTCCCATAAGACCTAAACTCATCCTGCATAATCAACGTACACAGCTCCTCTACTCCTGGCTCCTGAACAAACCACACCAAGACAAGATGTCCCTCGAACTGCTATTCCACCGCTCGTCCATCCACCTTTCCGacctcacctccccacaCGACATCCCGCCCGAAACTCTGCTATCGAAACAGGCAATCGAAGGGACGAAACCCAATTTCTTGCCCGAGGTAATCATCGTCCGACCGGCATTTATGCCCACGGAAGAACCGTTTGATGCGCAGCCTGGACCGAGGGACATAGTAGGGGTCgaagaggggttgaggtGTTATACGATTAGACGAACGGATGTGGCGAGGTTTGTAGTTGAGGAATGTCTGCCCGGGAGTGGGGGGGAGAAGTGGGTGAATAAGTGTCCTGTTATTGGGTATAAGTAGTGGTATGATTGGGGGGTTGAAACAGTATTATCATTATAATTATGTTTGTATTTGCTCTCTTGAAAATAGTCTATACGACATGAATGGATCTGCTTTCGCTCGATAGATGAGAGGACAAAGGACCGCATGGATGCATGATACTCGTACATGTTCGTAGCTTATAATCCCAAATAAACATCAACCTCGTGAAAATAATCCTTTAAATTTCAAAAAGCATGCAAAGTCAACAAACATATACACAGTACAGCACAACCCGGCTCGGTATACACAGGACCCCAGTCATCGAGCTCAACGACACCTGTGAAATCTTCAGACCATCCGTCATACCCTTCCACTCGGCGGCGTAGATACGACAGGAGTAGGCGGttccacctccaacctcGGCGTGGCCGTTAGCGCACCGTCGGTCGTGCGTGTCATAGTAGGTATGGGAGCGTCGGACTGGCTGGGAGAAAGAGGCGTTCGAGGAGCAGTCATAAATGTATTAGGCGAAGAAGTGGGACCATCGTTGGTACTCATTTCCATATTCACATCCACTCGTATAGGTGCAGGTAGAGGTTTGGTCCTGGGTATCGTGGTGTTCTCGTTTATCGTTGGAAATGTAGattcaccctcttcaccttcttccccctcgcccTTTTGTTCTTTCCCAGACcccctcacatcctcattcGCAGTCACTTCCAAACCTAAACCCAAACCTTCACTTTCAACCCCTACCCCAATCTCCGGCGGTCTactcaaccccctcctctcaaACGCCTCAttattcctcctctcattctcactcatctcccAACTAGGCAACCgttcctctccaacctcagGTGAACCTTCCGTAGATacactccccctcctacttccacttccacttcgtCCGCCCTCACCAAGATCCACActcaacccctcccctctcGTCCTACTTCTCCTCCGTCTCTTATACTCCGGTACATCctcgatcctcttcccaGTCAACCCAATAGCCTCCTTGGAAGAAAGGAACTTCATCTGGTCGTCCGATAATCCCGCTCGGGGCAATGCCGTGGAATCGAAGGAAGCTCGAACGGCCGTATTAGGTACTGGGCTCGAAATGAGCAACGAGGCGGTCGATTCCCACGGTGTGGTactggttgatggtgatttaGATCTACCAAATGCGAAGGACGAAGATGCTCTAGAAGTGGTCGGTTGAAGTAATAAtgaagtagaggaggaagcttgTCTATTCCTATCTCTGCGAGTCTCCAACATTTGTGTAGTGGCGGGCTGGGCTTGTTGGTTGAACCCAGCTCTCGAGAGGAGTTTACCGAATGTGGAGGATGTTCTGGTTCGGAGATTTCGGGGCGGTGGGACCTCCTCGCTGGGGGAAGGGTAACTCAGCGGAGCAGACATCGCTTCTAGGTACGTGGGTGTCAGACCCCATGATCGCCTTGCGAGCGATTCTCGTCGGACGAGTGATTCACTTCGTTGGGGTGTTTCAGGGGAGGAAGTGCTGGGAAGGGGTCGAGGGGTGGTAGGTGATGGTGTACGTATATCAAgttcgatctcctctccttgtGACTCATGTGTCTCTCCTACTGGAGATAGACCGGCGTTTCCtatgtccatctcatcttgattccCGAGCGTACGTGCCGATCTAGTAGAAGAAGATCGCCGATGGGAAGGTAATAGCCCTCTTTCAATATCGCCTTCTGGACCTTCTGCAGAGTTGCCTTCTTCGTCGGAGTATGAGccggatgagaaggatgattgGGAGCGTTGTCTGAGCATCGCAATAAGCAACAAGCAATTAGCACAATTCGACACGATgattccccttctcctcgttATCAGCTTCCCGCACAATTGGTCTCCACGATTTCCTTTGATGTCCTCAATTcacctttcctctcttctcttgcaGGTTTTCCTACTACTCGTCTCAATGATGTTCTGCACAGCCTCACTCACCTAACCAACACCAGCTCCTCATCACCCGCCTCTTTACTATAAACAGGCAACGTCTTAACGCTCCTGCCCGATTCCGTTCTCCTAACGTtcctctccctatctcttGCCCTCCTCGCCCGCCGTTCCGCCGAGGTAGATGCGgcagtggtggtggtatgggTTGTATTGCTGGTCTGACCAGTCAAGGGGGTTGTCGTTCCCGATAACTGATCGGCAGTGACTGTTCTAGGCAGACTGTCTCGGGTGGATATGGGCTGTAAAGCAGCGGTGGAAGTCGtggggagagagaaggatcTGAAGAGTGAGGGTAGTTTGGAGCGGAAATGGACCTGGATATTCGTGTCAGTATTTACTTCCGCTTGTATCTAGAATGGTATGCTATCTCATCCTTAGAACAAGAAAGGCGATATACAGTAAATTCACTTCAACCGTCCTTGGCGTTACTGACAGCCCCTAGAGCCGTTTCCAGGAGTGCCATGGAtgagacaactcaccaatgtCACACATACTATAGCTACCACCAGAATCACAATGATAGGAATGATAATCTCCAGAGcaacccctccccctccaccagatTGGTTCCCATTGTTATTTCCAGAAGGAGAGTCGGTGGTATTGTCCGTTGTAGGGGGTGGAACTGCTGTGCCCTGTCTATCATACAGGTGATTTGGTaatgcagatgatgaggaggtgaggaagaagagtagaCTGAGGGATATCGATAGGGGTTgcatgttgatgaggagttggggTAGTTTCTgatgtgggtgggtgggtgggtggatcGTTCTCTTATATGATATTTAGCTGTACTTGTTTTTTCGGTGTCTGATACCTTTGGACCCACGGCAAGTGTAGCAGTAGACAGTAGATTTAGATGTCACAACCCGTCGAAGCGAGTAGTGAAGTGTGGTGATGAGATTAATGTATAGGGCAaatgatggtggtggtgtgatGGATGGGGACAACGCGTACGTGGTTTGTACGTttctcctgcttctcctgCTAGTCGATCAATCCTGTTTCTATATCCCACTCAGGTGAAGACTGGATGGACAGATAGACTGAATATCCTTTATGTCTTGAGCTATCACTTCCTTTCGGGCCACGGGCTATGCAGGGTAAGAGTGTTACACTACTGTACACCCAAAGCGATATAGACGGGTTACTCGGTCTTGTATAATTGTAGCAGTACCTTCACCTTGcttgatagatgatgagatcataGCCTCATTGTAGATGGGTGTCTGGGTGGTTGATCAAAGGATACTAACAGACGGTCCGTGGGTAGTATATGATGTGTGGTACTTTACATtacatcttccatctcacatcttgataaatcatcttccatctcttttCAACAAGCACAACCACCCATGTGAACTTTGCAATCTCAGAGTCAAAGTCACATTCCGGAATGAGTTGGTCGTAGTCGTAGTCGTATTCTCAAATATTTCTAAATCTGCGTAATCAAATAAACAAATACAAAGCTGTGTAGTCCGATCAGGTGCAACTGAGCTATGTATGCTATTTTCTGCTTTATCGGTTATAAGACTCGAAAGATGAAACGGTGCCTAGTTCGTCGAATGTCGAGTATGCACCATTCCGACTACTGTGACGTTATCAGACCCGGTAGTATCGTAATCTCATTGCAACTTGACATGCGATCCCGTACTGGACTAAATGTAGGTATACTTGAACGATAATGCATCATAAATATTTAACGCATACCTACCAACCAGCTAAAAAATAACCAAAAAAGCAAATATGTAAACAAGAAAGTCCCCACGAAGTACGCTGaaaaagtatatatacaatcaaAGATCACGGAAGAAATGGGGTATGCTGTATTTGGGTTGGATATGATAATTATTTTTCGTATTATCTAATCTCTGATCTCTGTATTATTTACTATtactcttgctcttgctcgACATACTCATAAAATTCGTTAATCTCGTTACTTTACACTGAATCACCAGTCTAATTTacttttctccttctccttccctctaTTGAACGAAAGGATATTACCAAACtaatcaaaaccaaaaccaaaaccacaaccatcagcatcacttctcgcatcatcaccaaGAGATGAAAAGTAGCAGGAAAAACAACCCACCATACGTAGCAGGTACGACCCCCTCCCTACCCGTGAGCGGATCACGGGCGAACCACCATTCCATTGactgctcatcatccaaaacCACAACCCTTTGTCCAGCTTTCATAGCCAATTCTCCCTCCTGAAGTTCAGGCCCATCAAAatcatatctcatcgtcgtctctcttccctcctcttctaaCTCTTCATCCTGATCCCCACCTTCCGAACCAACAGGGTATGCACCAGAGTTGTAGCTCGATGGATCTGATACTCTATTTTCCTTCCTGTTCGTCGACGCAGCTGCACCGGCACCAGCTAGACCACCGCCTATAAGTGATGCTTCGAGGGCAGCTTGTACATTGTTAAATACGTTTTGGTGTGTTGAGTCGATATCCCCATCTGAatctacctccttctcgtTATACATGGTTtgatcttttctctctctccgTCTGAAGCAGAACGTCAGGAGAAGTACCAGGAGGACCAGGAGAAGTATGAGACCAGTAGCTATGGCAATAGCTACGAGCACTACCAGTCCTCTAGCGAGGTAATGTCGGACTTTGAAGGAGAAATCAGATTCAGACCAGAACAAAGCCGATCCAGCCCCCAACCCGCCATTCGAGGAAGTTCCAACGAGGTAAGGGTAGAATGTCGATCCGTCATATAATGCCGAGGTGACATTCCCTGAATTCTGAAGATACAAGTCCCCAgaaaccatcaacatcctaTCTGATTCAATTGATCCCTGGGGTTCATGCTCGGATTTCATAGGTACGAATGCAAGTTGAGAGACCAATGATCCAGGTGCGAGTGGGTTGGATTCCGATTGAGCAGTCCAGGTGGCTCCGTTCCATTGTTGGAGGTATGTCGAGCCATCCGAAGTGGAATATCCAGCCGCGAAGATGTTACTGGAATTCTTGTCGTCTACTGCTATAGCTAATGCTGGGCCGGGGAGGGTACCGAGAGGTGTCCAagaagagttggagaagCTGTACGAAGCGACGTAGGCTACATGACCAGAGGAAAGGGCGAATGATCCGGCAACGATGAGTGTATCGGATGAGTCCTGTAGACATGGGACACCAAAGATAAATAAACTTCGTCCCGTCTATGTGCTTCAATGCAAAAAAAGACAACCTACCCCTGCAAAATCAACAGCTCGAACCTCCCCTCCACTCAGCCCAGATCCAGGAGTAGACCACTGAGCATCTTTCGAATCCCAAAGACACACAGCCGCACATCCCAGCGACCCGGCCGTCCCGAAATTACCAGCCACGACGACAGTATTGGTATTTCCTCGTGTTTTGATAGCATTGACAGTGACATTGTCCGAGCCAGAAGATGCTACATCATAGCACGTCAAGTATGATCAGCTGGCATATCTACACTGTTGGAATGAATGTGACTTACGATTCAACGAAGCCATTCCTCCCGTAACCCAATTTCCAGCTTTTAAATCATATACCATCAAACCGCTTCCTACATTCTGTACATTCAGTGCTTCTCCTCCCATATAAACGTTATTTCCAATCACATTGAGAGTCTTGACGACCCCTTCAACAGGTGTGGAAGGTCCAGTAAGTCCGCCGTCTTTTTCATTATAAAACGCCAAACCTTGGATATTATtggaggacgaggtgaaaTTTCCTCCCAAGATTGTGATTGTAGGTTTACCAGAAGCAGAGGAGTTGGTCCAGAATGCTCCAGACAAAACAGCGGGAGCCTGAGAGCTCTGACTGGGGATGGTGGGCGGTGTAGCTCGGGAAGATAAGACGTTATGAGCTCGTTCGACGATCGCATCGGTATATCTAGCTAACCATGATCGAGTGTATGGATGATTTAAagaccttcttcttgatgatgttgatgtcgaagatgagggggatgatccGGATGTACCGAAGTTTACATCATTAAGAGATGAAATTACTGCATCTCCATTATCGTCCGTCGAAAGTGTTGCGACTCCCCCAACGGAATTTCCAGCATGTCCGTAGACTTTTCCAGCAAAGAAGGATTCGGAAGAAATCCcgaatgaagatgatgggactGCTCCCGCAGAGACATTTCCAAAGACTATACCAGTATTAAGCCATTCGGAAGTCGATATGTCGTATACTGCATATCCACCTGATCCGCTTGAAGTTCCATTGGCCGAGACGATGTGAGAGAAGTTACCCATGACGATCAACTCGTTTGGTGAGGCTGTGGAAGCTAACAAGTCGGTAACGAAGCCATCCAGACCTCCACCAAGAGCTGCCCAGGCTTTCGAGCTGGGATCGTATCGCGCGATATAGTTCAGGGCGACTCCACCAGACGAAGCTGTAGAAGTGAAATCTCCACCGAAGAACACGTATCCTCCCACTACAGCGGCGGTGTTGACTACTCCACTAAGACCTTGAGATGCTAGGGCTGAAGCTTGACCAGAGGCAGTATCGATGGAAATGACGTTGGTGTAGTTGTTTGACGCTGAGAAATCTCCACCTACAAAGACGGTGTTGTTGGCGGCGACGATGGTATTGACGACCCAAGACGATGCGGCCGATCCAGAAGCGTTGAGAGCGGCGTCCAAGCCAAAACCTAATCGAGTTAAAGCAGTTTCCGTATCGTTGGTCAAGGAGGAGGTAGCGGCGTTAAGGGAAGAATTGGTGCTTCTAGCGTATTCATACACACCATAAGCGACGTTGTACGTTGAGTTGGTAGTAGTGTTTGTGATGGGAGTACCAATTACGTTGGTACCgtttgaagaggaagaggtagtgGAGATGGTCGATCCGGATTCGGTAATGCCAGTGAGAACAAGTTGGATTCGGTCCGCTACCACCACGTAGTTGTTCCCTCGAGCTGGCGCAGCGGGATTAGCAGCAAGAGCCAAGCTGAGGGTAGGAGTGAAAGCATCGGAAGTAGCGTCGACTGGACCAGAATAGACCAGAGTCTTGGTGTCATAATCGACTTGTTCGGATATCGTGCTTGTCCATCCTAATCCACCTTGAAGAGGGAATACCTCAATGTCTACCGAGGTTCGTCCATCACAATCACCGATGTTCAAACAGCCAGGGATGAAGACGTAGATATCGTATTGGCCTGCTGAACCGACGTACGGGTAGAAGGTGACCTGAGCCTCCGTGGGGTCACGAGTAGACACCgaggaagaaaggtataATTCTGTTGCTGAGGTGGTAGCGGCTGTTTTGGTTGACCAATCGCCGACGGATTGGACAGTACTGTTCTTGTCTGAAGAACATGTGCTCGAGGCTCCTGCGCCTGTTGCTGAGGAGTAGGCACCTGAAGAACAGAACGATAGTGTATCAGTCACATATACATAGAAGAACGAGAGATTGAACATACCATCAGTCAAGAGCGACACACTTCCTAAAGCCGCACCATCCCCTGTCCATTGTTTCAGTTGAATCTCGAATCCCGTCAAGTTATGCGTTCcttgggtgaagatgaaatcCTGAGCAGAGATGGTAGGATCGGTGTATAAAGGACAATGATCCGTACAAGTCTCGTTCTTGCCTGTCTTGGGATCTGTATATGTCATGTTGAGTTCCTGATAATCCGGTAAAGAAGTGAAGCAGAAGTACGTGGTcgatcttccatcttcatgTCCATTCACCATCCTGACTCCCGTAGCAGGCAAATATTCATTTCCTACCAAGTTGACATTCGATATCGTATTTTCCTGAGCTAACCATGTAGATGTACCGGGACATAGTAAACCATTGGTATCCCCGTAATTCTGTCCATCTTGATTCAAACTCGAGCTTGGACCAGCATGTATCTGATATGAAGCTGATTCGCCGGCACTGGCAGAGATAGTCAAGGGGGTCAAGTATCCAGATTGTCCAACTGTGGTAGTGTTGACGGGAGCGTTGGGTTGAGATGTAATATTGTTTcttgaagttgaatttgaggaagacgaggataGGTAGGTAGTAGTGAAATCTCCCCCGAAGTATAAACTTTTCTTATCCGTCGAAGGCGTTATACTTTGTACTACGCCGTTCAATCCACCGAACGAAGGGGCAGTCcacgatgaggaagaggtagaccATAAAGCGACATTCCCACCTTGACCTGTAGGAGCGTTGAAAGATCCCCCAAACCATATTTCGGAATTATCGTCATCGCAATACAGCGTATTCACGTTCCCTGATAATCCCGATGCTAGTGCTGAAAAGGTGTTGGTGGATAATGAGAATGATCCAACGTTGTTTGCTGATACACCTGACAAGGAGGTGAATGTACCGCCAATGAACAACGTTCCATTCCCACTGGATGAGTCGGGTGATGAAGACCAGCATAATGAATTGATGATCCCTCCCTCATTCGTACTCCCCAATGCTCTTAATATACCATCTTCCGTCTTGTAGAACAAGGTGTCTCCAGTCGTCGAGAatgttgaggaagaagaggaagaggaagatgcgaaAGGTGAATCAGATGAATACCAATCTAAACCTGAGAATGAACCTCCTAATCCTACTgttcccatcttcccataATCCACCTGAGGGATGGAGGACGGTGCGGTAGATCCTCCCGCCATGATGGTGGGCACGAACgtgaggatggtggagacgaggaaagaggggatggtagggaatggtcttgatgttgatgttgacggTATTGACATTGTTGAAGGGGTAAAAGAgtgtgagatggatgataagaAAGGTGAAATTTGCCTGGAGGGCGGCAAACACCCCTTAACGCGTCTTTGGTCTCTGTAGTGAAGGGAGGGTCGAGGTCTAAGCGTTGTGATGTTTTTATTTGTAAAGGAATGTCCTAGTAACAAAGTAAAAGCTTGGATCTAACAAGAGGTAATGAGCGTGATTGTCGAATTTGTTGATGTTGTCGAcgttgagagggagagatgaaagagtgTGATTGGTCTATGGTGAGTGCAGCATAGTATCGATTGTGGGAATGcgaatgaagatgaggatggaatgaatgaaaggTATAAGAGTAAGAGATGGATGTATGCAATaagggatgatgatatgatggcTAGTTTGGATTTTGGCTGAAACGTAACTTGTAGTGTAGTGGGTGTTGGACGTGTTGACTGATAAGTGTGTATTGGTGTGGATTGGTGTCTTATCCTttgtcctttccttttccttttcccttttcctcttcgTGTCTTTCTACTCTGCTGTGTGTGTTGATATTCAAGACTctgggttgatgatgatgatgtgaatgtgaatgatgCTATGATGCTATGATGTTATGATGCTTTGATACaaatgatgggttgatggtcCGAGCTGTTGTGTGTATGTACACCGCTAGCTGTTTGGTGTTTAGTGTGTTGGTGTTGTCTTGATTTTTCGGATATTTACCCTGAATCACTTCGGTTGATCGAGGTTAAGAAAGCGCCACAAACGCTCTTGCGCGTGAATGTTTTTACCTTGGCTAAGCGGTCATCCCCGCAATTAATGTTCGTTGCTGCTCGTGGTGCATGAGCCTGTTTGAGGCTATAAACTACCTAAACCCAACTTGCTTCGTTGTTtattccttccttccttcttacCAGCCTATCCACTTGTATATCCTTGTGTCTCTACCAGTTGTATCTGGGAACTCAACTGTGACTGATCTTGTACATTCCACTACCAACTGTATCTTCCTTTTTGACCTATTGTATCTTTGTCCTTGCTCGTCCCCATCCATCTAGTCTTGTATAATGTCTGACCactcccctcaccatcatacctcttccactccccTCAAGGTACCCTTCTTCGCTTCGAGTGCACTGACACCGACTCATACCTGTACTAAACCTCTTCAACCGAGACTTCCTCTGGACATCTTCTTACTTATCCGCTCCGTACTCACTGCAAACTCGCAAAAAGCAACAGCCGTCAAGCTAATGCAATGCTCCAAGGCATTTTACGATCTCTTCCTACCTGTATTGCGATATGAAAAACTGGAACTACGGGCAGGGAGAATGGGGAATGGGGTGTTTGAGGGGCTGATGTTGCGTGAAAGTTAGTTGCTAGATCGAGGTTCAAGCATACCCAGTGCATAACGACTGACTGtacctttctccttcatAGGCCACTGTTTctccgatgatgacgaag includes:
- a CDS encoding di-trans,poly-cis-decaprenylcistransferase codes for the protein MSEQSSTRTTTSPPHPPQRLALLHAIVRGLFSIATTILLYLISLGPIPQHVGFVMDGNRRYARGLGKEVSEGHGEGFAALKRTLEICLRLRIRAVSVYAFAIDNFNRSENEVSTLMRLAKDRLAELCQHGALLEEYGVQIKFVGQTSLFPEDVQQALREMEEMTKDHKNGVLNICAPYASRDEITTAIRYTVKDNNSNTEQITSTQIFDRLGTSQSVLHVDSGLFKRPEESGNLDILVRTSNVKRLSDFMMWQASEDTQLHFVNTFWPEFGLSDMIPILLGWQQKQWVKQLGWD